From a single Miscanthus floridulus cultivar M001 chromosome 8, ASM1932011v1, whole genome shotgun sequence genomic region:
- the LOC136474205 gene encoding acetolactate synthase small subunit 1, chloroplastic-like, with product MSVASSHHLRPTPAAAGPARRPGCAAAPRVSLWPAGASPPYRGRCAVVAAAAPAAGAGGEAASAPAAVSAVAPAAAARDNAKCRVRRHTISVFVGDESGMINRIAGVFARRGYNIESLAVGLNKDKALFTIVVSGTDRVLNQVIEQLNKLVNVLSVEDLSKEPQVERELMLIKLNIEPDQRPEVMVLVDIFRAKVVDISEKTLTIEVAGDPGKIAAVQRNLRKFGIKEICRTGKIALRREKIGTTARFWQFSAASYPDLIEALPKNPITSVNRTVNGSFDQPSNAGGDVYPVESYESLSANHVLDAHWGVLDDDDDATGLRSHTLSILVNDCPGVLNIVTGVFARRGYNIQSLAVGPAEKEGISRITTVVPGTVESIEKLFQQLYKLVDVHEVHDITPSPFAERELMLIKVSVNTAARREILDIAEIFRAKPVDVSDHTVTLQLTGDFDKMVALQRLLEPYGICEVARTGRVALVRESKVDSKYLRGYSLPL from the exons ATGTCTGTCGCCTCCTCCCACCACCTGCGGccgacgccggcggcggcgggcccgGCGCGGCGGCCGGGCTGCGCCGCAGCGCCGCGCGTGTCGCTCTGGCCAGCCGGTGCCTCGCCCCCGTACCGCGGCCGCTGCGccgtcgtggcggcggcggcgcctgccgCGGGCGCCGGCGGCGAGGCAGCCTCGGCCCCCGCCGCCGTGTCGGCGGTCGCCCCCGCGGCCGCCGCCAGGGACAA CGCCAAATGCAGGGTGCGGCGGCACACGATTTCGGTGTTCGTCGGGGACGAGAGCGGCATGATCAACCGGATCGCCGGGGTCTTCGCCAGGAGAGGCTACAACATCGAGTCGCTCGCCGTGGGGCTCAACAAGGACAAGGCGCTCTTCACCATTGTCGTCTCCGGGACCGACAGGGTGCTCAACCAAGTCATCGAGCAGCTCAATAAGCTTGTCAACGTCCTCAGT GTCGAAGATTTATCTAAAGAACCTCAGGTTGAAAGAGAGCTGATGCTTATAAAACTAAACATTGAACCTGATCAGCGCCCTGAG GTCATGGTTTTAGTTGATATTTTCAGAGCAAAAGTTGTTGATATATCTGAGAAAACACTTACCATAGAG GTAGCTGGAGATCCTGGCAAAATTGCTGCAGTGCAGAGGAATCTAAGGAAATTCGGAATCAAAGAAATTTGCAGGACAGGAAAA ATTGCTTTGAGACGTGAAAAGATTGGTACAACAGCCCGTTTCTGGCAATTTTCTGCTGCTTCTTACCCAGACCTTATAGAGGCATTGCCGAAAAATCCAATTACATCTGTAAATAGGACAGTGAATGGCAGTTTTGATCAACCATCCAATGCTGGG GGTGATGTCTATCCTGTGGAATCTTACGAGAGCTTATCAGCAAACCATGTACTTGATGCTCATTGGGGTGttctggatgatgatgatgat GCAACTGGACTTCGCTCGCATACCCTCTCCATCCTTGTGAATGACTGTCCTGGTGTCCTCAACATTGTAACAGGAGTCTTTGCTCGCAGGGGCTACAATATACAG AGCCTTGCTGTTGGCCCAGCTGAGAAGGAAGGCATTTCGCGTATTACAACAGTTGTTCCTGGTACTGTTGAATCCATTGAGAAGTTATTTCAGCAGCTTTACAAGCTTGTTGATGTGCATGAA GTTCATGACATTACCCCCTCACCTTTTGCTGAAAGGGAACTGATGCTTATTAAGGTTTCTGTAAACACTGCTGCTCGGAGGGAAATCCTAGATATTGCCGAAATCTTCCGAGCAAAACCTGTTGATGTTTCTGACCATACAGTAACGCTTCAG CTTACTGGAGATTTTGACAAGATGGTTGCACTACAAAGGTTATTGGAGCCATATGGCATCTGCGAG GTCGCCAGAACTGGACGAGTGGCACTGGTCCGTGAATCGAAGGTCGACTCCAAGTACCTACGCGGCTACTCTCTTCCATTGTAG